Proteins encoded in a region of the Zea mays cultivar B73 chromosome 2, Zm-B73-REFERENCE-NAM-5.0, whole genome shotgun sequence genome:
- the LOC109944131 gene encoding protein FAR-RED IMPAIRED RESPONSE 1-like, translating to MEFLSAMQESRIPQHCIMDFVSEMHGGPENVPLTTQDMINLKKARQRERNANDVSKLLSFFALCKKDNPQFFSDFQLDQEGKILSIFWSHASQQADYIDFGDAVTFDTTHKTNLYDKPLGMFVGCNHHLQCTVFGFTLLGDETVDTFEWVFNAFKTCMGAEGPRVMHTGMIK from the exons AtggagttccttagtgcgatgcaagaaAGCAGGATTCCGCAACACTGTATTATGGATTTTGTTTCAGAAATGCATGGTGGACCAGAGAATGTACCGTTAACTACACAAGACATGATCAACCT GAAGAAAGCGCGACAAAGAGAAAGAAATGCCAATGATGTGTCTAAGCTCCTATCTTTTTTTGCATTGTGTAAAAAAGATAACCCACAGTTTTTCTCTGACTTCCAACTAGACCAAGAAGGAAAGATTTTGAGCATTTTTTGGTCCCATGCTAGCCAGCAAGCAGATTACATTGACTTTGGAGATGCAGTTACCTTTGATACAACTCATAAGACAAATCTATATGACAAACCCCTGGGAATGTTTGTTGGTTGTAACCACCATCTGCAGTGCACCGTATTTGGTTTCACATTGTTGGGTGACGAAACTGTAGACACATTCGAGTGGGTTTTCAATGCattcaaaacatgcatgggagCTGAAGGACCACGAGTAATGCATACAGGTATGATTAAATAA